One window from the genome of Amycolatopsis sp. NBC_01480 encodes:
- a CDS encoding SMP-30/gluconolactonase/LRE family protein: MSTRTTWRRALYALTAASAGLAALTIPATAAQAHENGDRTITVNGSQVFPESVAADHRYVYTASMADGTVYRGRVGAKTLDPFLPAGQNGRTQVTGVKLDGDRLLLAGGFTGHFFVYTSAGQLVSDYTVAGADKTLVNDAAVAADGDVYVTDSFRAVVYRIPAAEVHAPAAGAHRPLQVAYHLPDYVAGTSNGNGIVATPDGRSLIVGYWNSGALYRLTLATGEVRKIDAPALTSADGMVLRGNTLYVARSVDTEIATVRLSPDYTRATVLSERTYPGADTPTGIAASGDRLLVTNSQFDTFLYGAPLTSPVFTLESLPLR, translated from the coding sequence ATGTCCACCCGCACCACCTGGCGCCGCGCGCTGTACGCCCTCACCGCGGCGTCCGCCGGACTGGCCGCCCTCACGATTCCCGCCACCGCCGCCCAGGCCCACGAAAACGGCGACCGCACGATCACGGTCAACGGCAGCCAGGTCTTCCCCGAGAGCGTCGCGGCCGACCACCGTTACGTCTACACCGCGAGCATGGCGGACGGCACCGTCTACAGAGGACGCGTCGGCGCGAAGACGCTCGACCCCTTCCTGCCGGCCGGGCAGAACGGCCGCACCCAGGTCACCGGGGTCAAGCTCGACGGCGACCGCCTGCTGCTCGCGGGCGGGTTCACCGGGCACTTCTTCGTCTACACCAGCGCCGGGCAGCTCGTCTCCGACTACACCGTCGCCGGCGCGGACAAGACCCTGGTCAACGACGCGGCCGTCGCCGCCGACGGGGACGTCTACGTCACCGACTCGTTCCGCGCCGTGGTCTACCGGATCCCGGCGGCCGAGGTGCACGCCCCCGCCGCCGGCGCCCACCGGCCCCTGCAAGTGGCCTACCACCTGCCCGACTACGTGGCCGGCACGTCCAACGGCAACGGCATCGTCGCCACCCCGGACGGCCGGTCCCTGATCGTGGGCTACTGGAACAGCGGCGCGCTCTACCGGCTCACCCTGGCCACCGGCGAGGTCCGCAAGATCGACGCTCCCGCCCTGACCAGCGCCGACGGCATGGTGCTGCGCGGGAACACCCTGTACGTCGCCCGCTCGGTGGACACCGAAATCGCCACCGTGCGCCTCTCCCCCGATTACACCCGGGCCACCGTCTTGTCCGAACGCACCTACCCCGGGGCCGACACCCCCACCGGCATCGCGGCGAGCGGGGACCGGCTGCTGGTGACCAACTCCCAGTTCGACACGTTCCTCTACGGGGCGCCGCTGACCAGCCCGGTGTTCACGCTGGAAAGCCTGCCGCTGCGCTGA
- a CDS encoding MerR family transcriptional regulator codes for MRIGELAQRSGVSIRSLRYYEEQRLLVSERSPRGQRHFREEAVDRVLFVQRLYAAGLSSRTILELLPCVDSPSFDNSTAALERMAQERERLSAHIVELLETRDALDETMARARRLQPSG; via the coding sequence ATGCGCATCGGGGAACTCGCGCAACGCAGCGGCGTCAGCATCAGGTCCCTTCGTTATTACGAGGAACAAAGGCTGCTGGTGAGCGAGCGCAGCCCGCGTGGGCAACGCCATTTCCGCGAGGAAGCCGTCGACCGGGTCCTGTTCGTGCAGCGCCTCTACGCCGCCGGGCTGTCCAGCCGCACCATCCTGGAACTGCTGCCCTGCGTGGACTCGCCGAGCTTCGACAACTCCACGGCCGCGCTGGAGCGGATGGCCCAGGAGCGCGAAAGACTCTCCGCCCACATCGTCGAACTCCTCGAAACGCGGGACGCGCTCGACGAGACGATGGCCCGGGCCCGCCGCCTCCAGCCGTCCGGATAG
- a CDS encoding alpha/beta fold hydrolase: protein MNFDLQRVPVADHVSLNVAVAGSGSPVVLLHGFPQTHLMWRHVAADLAADHTVLCPDLRGYGDSDKPADTDGKAYSKRTMAADIVALARAFGHERFALAGHDRGALVAIRAGLDHPEAVSHLAILDVLPTLDMWNVLHGTSAAVAFHLYLMAQPTGLPEQLIGAAPDAFFGYFLDLWANDPAAIPADVRAAYLEASRNAVPSIVADYRASATIDVEHDTADRDAGNHLRMPVTVMQQDWGAALGYDATALWRPWAPDLVHRTVTCGHFMAEEAPAEVVKALRGLLDR from the coding sequence ATGAACTTCGATCTCCAACGGGTGCCCGTCGCCGACCACGTGTCACTGAACGTCGCCGTCGCGGGCAGTGGATCTCCCGTCGTACTGTTGCACGGCTTCCCGCAGACGCACCTGATGTGGCGGCACGTCGCGGCCGACCTCGCCGCCGACCACACCGTCCTGTGCCCCGACCTCCGCGGTTACGGCGACAGCGACAAGCCCGCCGACACCGACGGGAAGGCCTACTCCAAGCGCACGATGGCCGCCGACATCGTCGCCCTCGCGCGCGCTTTCGGACACGAGCGCTTCGCGCTGGCCGGGCACGACCGGGGCGCGCTGGTCGCGATCCGCGCCGGCCTCGACCACCCCGAAGCGGTCAGCCACCTCGCCATCCTCGACGTGCTGCCGACTCTGGACATGTGGAACGTCCTGCACGGCACCAGCGCCGCCGTCGCGTTCCACCTTTACCTGATGGCGCAGCCGACGGGCCTGCCCGAGCAGCTGATCGGCGCCGCGCCCGACGCGTTTTTCGGCTACTTCCTGGATCTCTGGGCCAACGACCCGGCGGCGATCCCGGCCGACGTCCGCGCCGCGTACCTCGAAGCCTCGCGAAACGCCGTCCCCTCGATCGTCGCCGACTACCGGGCTTCGGCGACCATCGACGTCGAGCACGACACCGCCGACCGCGACGCCGGCAATCACCTGCGCATGCCCGTCACCGTGATGCAGCAGGACTGGGGCGCGGCACTGGGCTACGACGCCACCGCGCTGTGGCGGCCATGGGCGCCCGACCTCGTCCACCGGACGGTGACCTGCGGGCACTTCATGGCCGAGGAGGCGCCGGCCGAGGTGGTCAAGGCGCTGCGGGGACTACTGGACCGCTGA
- a CDS encoding BTAD domain-containing putative transcriptional regulator, whose product MDVSFGVLGPLVAGNGRGPLALPGPRHRAVLARLLVARGRVVPVDALVDALWPEPRPGAVGALQTFVATLRRVLEPDRAPRTPARLLVTEAPGYALRLPPDGVDAWRFEAAVRSGEGIEEALRWWRGPAYAEFADEPWARPEAARLEELRLVAVERRASGWLAEGRAAEAAADLESHVDAHPWREEAWRLLALALYRAGRQGDALGALRRARAALAADLGVDPGPELRALEKDILDQAPQLTLVSVDDGSNRHEHSRVLVGREAELARLAEAAAAVEARGRLGLVLISGDAGAGKTALAEAFTEDLAARGWTTAWGTSPDRSGVPAAWPWTRILASLGGSVPEPEPADDPAVARFHWHRAVARRLGDGPGRLLLVLDDLHWAGEETLALLAAVVADPVARPVLVVATYRTTDISPELTELLGRVARAEPVRVYLGGLTVEDVAQLVGPDAAEVIHRRTGGNPFFVRELGRVLDAEGGLPEGVRDVVRYRVAQLPEDVRAVLRRAAVIGTDVDLDLLGDGNTTLDAVETAAARGFLTERGPRAFRFAHALVRDAVYEDLSRSRRARLHADVAEAVELLRPDDVEALAHHFLLAGSRRGVPYARAAAERAERRFAPHEAARLWRAALDLEGDDAGLHMGLARSLAFAGALAEARRHRAEALTLAGNDREMTLRVLTAFDVPGVWTENDDPELARRVADAVERVLPGTDRATRCRLLATLALELRNVGGERARAAAHEAEALARELADPALLAFALNARWMQAFDRAGLAPERATLGAELVELSARHGLVTFEVLGHLILVQARSALADFAAADVHAAAADRLGEAYDIPLIGVFTQWYRALRTAVTGPPAEAEAAYRSAAARLSGTGMSGVDNGILALALLCLRRLHGDESEVDDDFGAYAPWCRPSGEIPDSPRDLLFEARTCLHAVAAITAGDRATMTRLYDALLPAAGELAGAGSGLVTLGPVAGCLAALAEALGRDAAVHRREAAEVEARARS is encoded by the coding sequence ATGGACGTGTCGTTCGGGGTGCTCGGCCCGCTGGTGGCCGGGAACGGGCGGGGCCCGCTGGCGCTGCCCGGGCCCCGGCACCGTGCTGTGCTGGCCCGGCTGCTGGTCGCGCGCGGCCGCGTTGTCCCGGTGGACGCGCTGGTCGACGCGTTGTGGCCGGAGCCGCGGCCCGGCGCGGTGGGCGCGCTCCAGACGTTCGTCGCCACGTTGCGCCGGGTCCTGGAGCCGGATCGCGCGCCGCGCACGCCCGCGCGCCTGCTCGTGACGGAGGCTCCTGGCTACGCGCTGCGCCTGCCCCCGGATGGCGTTGACGCCTGGCGGTTCGAGGCCGCCGTCCGGTCCGGCGAGGGGATCGAGGAGGCGCTGCGCTGGTGGCGGGGCCCGGCCTACGCGGAGTTCGCCGACGAGCCGTGGGCCCGTCCCGAGGCCGCGCGGCTGGAGGAACTGCGGCTGGTGGCCGTGGAACGGCGGGCGTCGGGCTGGCTCGCCGAGGGCCGCGCCGCCGAGGCCGCCGCGGATCTGGAGTCCCATGTGGACGCTCACCCGTGGCGTGAGGAGGCCTGGCGGCTGCTCGCGCTGGCCCTTTACCGCGCCGGTCGTCAGGGTGACGCGCTCGGCGCGTTACGGCGGGCGCGGGCGGCGCTGGCCGCGGACCTGGGCGTGGACCCGGGGCCGGAGTTGCGGGCGCTGGAGAAGGACATCCTGGACCAGGCTCCGCAGCTGACCCTCGTGAGTGTTGATGACGGTTCTAACCGGCATGAACACTCACGAGTCCTAGTCGGGAGGGAAGCGGAACTGGCCCGTCTCGCGGAGGCCGCCGCCGCCGTCGAGGCCAGGGGACGGCTCGGGCTGGTCCTGATCTCCGGCGACGCGGGCGCGGGCAAGACCGCGCTGGCCGAGGCGTTCACCGAAGACCTCGCGGCACGGGGCTGGACGACGGCCTGGGGCACCAGCCCGGACCGTTCGGGGGTGCCCGCCGCCTGGCCGTGGACGCGGATTTTGGCTTCACTGGGCGGATCCGTGCCCGAGCCGGAGCCCGCGGACGATCCGGCGGTGGCGCGGTTTCACTGGCACCGCGCCGTCGCCCGGCGCCTCGGGGACGGGCCGGGGCGGCTGCTGCTGGTTCTCGACGACCTGCACTGGGCCGGGGAGGAGACGCTCGCCCTGCTCGCCGCAGTGGTTGCCGACCCGGTGGCCCGGCCGGTGCTCGTGGTCGCGACCTACCGGACCACCGACATTTCCCCGGAGCTGACGGAACTGCTCGGCCGGGTCGCGCGCGCCGAGCCCGTCCGGGTGTACCTCGGCGGGCTGACGGTCGAGGACGTCGCGCAGCTGGTCGGGCCGGACGCCGCCGAAGTGATCCACCGGCGGACCGGCGGGAACCCGTTTTTCGTCCGCGAGCTGGGCCGGGTCCTCGACGCCGAGGGCGGTCTGCCCGAGGGCGTGCGCGATGTCGTGCGCTACCGCGTCGCGCAGCTTCCGGAAGACGTCCGGGCCGTGCTGCGCCGCGCCGCCGTGATCGGCACGGACGTGGACCTCGACCTGCTCGGCGACGGCAACACCACGCTTGACGCCGTGGAAACCGCTGCCGCACGGGGATTTCTGACCGAACGCGGGCCGCGTGCCTTCCGGTTCGCGCACGCGCTGGTCCGCGACGCCGTCTACGAAGACCTCTCCCGCTCCCGTCGCGCGCGGCTGCACGCCGACGTCGCGGAAGCCGTCGAACTGCTGCGGCCGGACGACGTCGAAGCGCTGGCTCACCACTTCCTTCTGGCCGGTTCGCGTCGTGGCGTTCCGTACGCGCGCGCGGCTGCCGAACGGGCCGAGCGACGTTTCGCGCCGCACGAGGCCGCGCGTCTGTGGCGGGCCGCGCTCGACCTCGAGGGTGACGACGCCGGGCTCCACATGGGACTCGCGCGGTCGCTCGCTTTCGCCGGCGCCCTCGCCGAAGCCCGCCGTCATCGTGCCGAGGCGTTGACGTTGGCGGGCAACGATCGTGAGATGACTCTTCGCGTGCTCACGGCGTTTGACGTCCCCGGGGTCTGGACCGAGAACGACGACCCGGAGTTGGCACGTCGCGTCGCGGACGCCGTCGAGCGGGTCCTGCCGGGCACGGACCGGGCCACGCGGTGCCGGTTGCTGGCCACGCTCGCGTTGGAGCTGCGCAACGTCGGCGGTGAACGCGCCCGCGCCGCCGCCCACGAGGCCGAGGCGCTCGCGCGTGAGCTGGCGGATCCGGCGCTGCTGGCGTTCGCCCTGAACGCGCGGTGGATGCAGGCGTTCGACCGCGCCGGGCTGGCCCCAGAGCGCGCCACCCTCGGCGCCGAGCTGGTGGAGCTGTCCGCGCGGCATGGGCTGGTCACGTTCGAGGTGCTGGGGCATCTGATCCTGGTGCAGGCCCGTTCGGCCCTCGCCGACTTCGCCGCGGCCGACGTCCACGCCGCCGCGGCCGACCGGCTCGGCGAGGCCTACGACATCCCGCTCATCGGCGTGTTCACGCAGTGGTACCGCGCGTTGCGCACGGCCGTCACGGGCCCGCCCGCCGAAGCGGAAGCTGCGTACCGGTCCGCCGCGGCGCGCCTGTCCGGCACCGGGATGTCCGGTGTGGACAACGGAATTCTCGCGCTGGCACTGCTCTGCCTCCGTCGTCTCCACGGTGATGAGTCCGAAGTGGACGACGACTTCGGCGCGTACGCCCCGTGGTGCCGCCCGTCCGGCGAGATCCCGGACTCACCGCGTGACCTGCTTTTCGAGGCCCGCACCTGCCTGCACGCCGTCGCCGCCATCACGGCGGGGGACCGGGCGACCATGACCCGGCTGTACGACGCCCTGTTGCCCGCGGCCGGTGAACTCGCGGGCGCGGGCAGCGGCCTGGTCACCCTCGGCCCGGTCGCCGGCTGCCTGGCCGCGCTGGCCGAGGCGCTCGGCCGAGACGCTGCCGTCCACCGCCGCGAGGCCGCGGAAGTCGAGGCCCGCGCCCGGTCGTGA
- a CDS encoding TetR family transcriptional regulator, with translation MADRPLTSRGAATRQRIVDVATQEFAEHGLAGARVERIVAAARTNKAQLYGYFGSKEALFDTIFHGSLERITNVVPIDAGDLADWAVRLYDEYLRRPDLIRLATWVRLERRPSGHLVEDTDRLDGAKLGAIADAQAAGTVRAGDPFDLMAVVIAMSMAWSPVSNVYAATDQEPPEVHETRRALLRECVQRVVAP, from the coding sequence ATGGCCGACAGACCCTTGACCTCACGCGGCGCCGCGACCCGGCAGCGCATCGTCGACGTGGCGACGCAGGAGTTCGCCGAGCACGGGCTGGCCGGGGCGCGCGTCGAGCGGATCGTGGCTGCCGCCCGGACCAACAAAGCCCAGCTGTACGGCTATTTCGGCAGCAAGGAAGCGCTGTTCGACACGATCTTCCACGGCTCGCTGGAACGGATCACGAACGTCGTCCCGATCGACGCCGGCGACCTCGCGGACTGGGCCGTCCGGCTGTACGACGAGTACCTCCGCCGGCCCGACCTGATCCGGCTGGCCACCTGGGTGCGCCTGGAGCGGCGCCCGTCCGGGCACCTCGTCGAGGACACCGACCGCCTCGACGGGGCCAAGCTGGGCGCCATCGCCGACGCGCAGGCCGCGGGGACGGTCCGGGCCGGGGACCCGTTCGACCTGATGGCCGTGGTGATCGCGATGTCCATGGCGTGGTCGCCGGTCAGCAACGTTTACGCCGCCACCGATCAGGAGCCGCCCGAGGTGCACGAGACGCGCCGGGCCCTGCTCCGCGAGTGCGTCCAGCGGGTGGTCGCGCCGTAG
- a CDS encoding NAD(P)-dependent alcohol dehydrogenase gives MRTTVGWRADAGDALRRVPIERRELRADDVAVRVDYCGVCHTDLHALHSRAGRPLVPGHEFTGVVTEVGTAVTRFDTGDAVAVGNIVDSCGVCRMCLLGQENFCYEFPTLTYDGTDRHDGSTTLGGYSREYVVREGFTYPLPSGLDPAAAAPLLCAGITVWEPLRALNVGPGTRVAVAGLGGLGHLAVKFAVALGAETTVISRTPDKAEDARRLGAHDLLVSTDEGQLAAARDRFDVLIDTIAVEHDLGPYLSLVAMDGTLSQVGYLGPVTVATMSLLAGRKKLSSAGSGGRPGTAAMLEFCAEHGVTADIELVPSSKVNEALERLARNDVRYRFVLDLSDLS, from the coding sequence ATGAGGACAACCGTGGGCTGGCGGGCCGACGCCGGGGACGCGCTGCGGCGGGTGCCGATCGAGCGCCGTGAGCTGCGGGCGGACGACGTCGCCGTGCGCGTGGACTACTGCGGGGTCTGCCACACCGACCTGCACGCCCTGCACAGCCGCGCCGGCCGTCCGCTGGTGCCGGGCCACGAGTTCACCGGTGTAGTGACCGAGGTGGGGACCGCCGTCACGCGATTCGACACGGGGGACGCCGTGGCCGTCGGCAACATCGTGGACTCGTGCGGGGTGTGCCGGATGTGCTTGCTGGGTCAGGAGAATTTCTGTTACGAGTTCCCGACGCTGACCTACGACGGCACCGATCGGCACGACGGATCGACCACGTTGGGCGGCTACTCACGCGAGTACGTGGTCCGGGAGGGGTTCACCTACCCGCTGCCGTCCGGGCTCGACCCCGCGGCCGCGGCTCCGTTGCTGTGCGCGGGAATCACTGTCTGGGAACCGTTGCGGGCATTGAACGTCGGGCCCGGTACCCGTGTGGCGGTGGCCGGGCTCGGCGGGCTCGGGCACCTCGCGGTCAAGTTCGCCGTCGCGCTCGGGGCCGAGACCACGGTGATCAGCCGGACGCCGGACAAGGCCGAAGACGCCCGCCGGCTCGGCGCTCACGACCTGCTCGTGTCCACCGACGAGGGGCAGCTGGCGGCCGCCCGCGACCGGTTCGACGTGCTGATCGACACCATCGCCGTCGAGCACGACCTCGGCCCGTACCTGAGCCTGGTCGCGATGGACGGCACCCTCAGCCAGGTCGGGTACCTCGGCCCGGTCACCGTGGCGACGATGTCCCTGCTGGCCGGGCGCAAGAAACTCAGCTCCGCGGGCAGCGGCGGGCGCCCGGGGACCGCCGCGATGCTGGAGTTCTGCGCCGAGCACGGCGTCACCGCGGACATCGAGCTGGTCCCGTCCTCGAAGGTCAACGAAGCCCTGGAACGCTTGGCCCGCAACGATGTCCGCTATCGGTTCGTGCTCGACCTGTCCGACCTGTCCTGA
- a CDS encoding VOC family protein produces the protein MAHLQLTAIIVEDYDAAIDFFVRALGFELAEDSPSRTNDGRPKRWVVVRPPGAETSILLARADGEHQLAAVGNQHAGRVGFFLRVDDFDAGYQRMRDAGVEFLTEPEPSRTAGLSSSVTSSATAGTCSAPPPEGSERAEAGHGYGSQPGQIGLAHLAGGEQQAHHQR, from the coding sequence ATGGCGCACTTGCAGCTCACCGCGATCATCGTCGAGGACTACGACGCCGCGATCGACTTCTTCGTCCGGGCCCTGGGCTTCGAGCTGGCCGAAGACTCGCCGTCCCGCACCAACGACGGCCGGCCCAAGCGCTGGGTGGTCGTCCGCCCGCCGGGCGCGGAGACCAGCATCCTCCTGGCCCGCGCGGACGGCGAACACCAGCTCGCGGCGGTCGGCAACCAGCACGCCGGCCGCGTCGGCTTCTTCCTCCGGGTGGACGACTTCGACGCGGGCTACCAGCGAATGCGCGACGCCGGCGTCGAGTTCCTCACCGAGCCCGAACCGAGCCGTACGGCCGGGTTGTCGTCTTCCGTGACATCGTCGGCAACCGCTGGGACCTGCTCGGCCCCGCCGCCTGAGGGGTCAGAGCGCGCCGAGGCCGGCCACGGTTACGGCAGTCAGCCGGGTCAGATAGGCCTCGCCCACCTCGCCGGTGGCGAACAGCAGGCGCATCACCAACGGTGA
- a CDS encoding TetR/AcrR family transcriptional regulator — protein MSTERKPAGAAAFQESVTAAITAAMFDQLAEIGYARMTMDAVARQAGVGKAAVYRRWPSKQAMLVDRVGAVLRDNLPEVPNAGSLAGDVRGFLDVIVAQIGDPRTRRIALDVLVETTRTPELGTALNDVVAEPRRTAAAAVLSRAIDRGELPAGLDRELGLDLLISPLVMRLLFATGEVGEAYLTRLTAVTVAGLGAL, from the coding sequence ATGTCGACCGAGCGAAAACCGGCGGGGGCGGCCGCGTTCCAGGAGTCCGTCACCGCGGCCATCACCGCCGCGATGTTCGACCAGCTCGCCGAGATCGGCTACGCGCGCATGACGATGGACGCCGTGGCGCGCCAGGCCGGAGTCGGCAAGGCGGCCGTGTACCGCCGCTGGCCGTCGAAGCAGGCCATGCTGGTCGACCGGGTCGGGGCGGTGCTGCGCGACAACCTGCCGGAGGTGCCGAACGCCGGTTCGCTGGCCGGCGACGTGCGCGGATTCCTGGACGTGATCGTCGCGCAGATCGGCGATCCGCGGACCCGGCGGATCGCGCTGGATGTGCTGGTCGAGACCACGCGCACCCCCGAGCTGGGCACCGCGCTGAACGACGTGGTGGCCGAGCCGCGCCGGACCGCCGCGGCCGCGGTGCTGTCCCGGGCGATCGACCGTGGCGAGCTGCCCGCCGGCCTCGATCGTGAGCTCGGCCTCGACCTCCTGATCTCACCGTTGGTGATGCGCCTGCTGTTCGCCACCGGCGAGGTGGGCGAGGCCTATCTGACCCGGCTGACTGCCGTAACCGTGGCCGGCCTCGGCGCGCTCTGA
- a CDS encoding N-acyl homoserine lactonase family protein, whose translation MKIHPLRIGRTKVPFGQFYGGLRGFSISEFAADKDHFIWVPIRAYLLEHPTAGPVLVDAGISPEQTAHVDYYRGSIMEHVMDVDEYDLPSGQTLPAQLARLGYRPQDVTAVIITHLHEDHVGALNLFAHAPVYLGAAEYAAREEKVFGLIPLAYPPSVAAITDWRPIEFSGPAVGGFAASADLFGDGSIVALPTPGHSPGSTSVLVDHRFLLTGDALYTVRHLAVDQVRAIQAGDEAQYVDSVRRIQWLRRELPELLILTAHDHTEYGERLIAGLASGELSDVDLAWAKSYERATFDELANLNPARLPRFVPGEDGGPVGRAA comes from the coding sequence ATGAAGATCCACCCGCTGCGCATCGGCCGCACCAAGGTGCCGTTCGGCCAGTTCTACGGCGGCCTGCGCGGCTTTTCGATCAGCGAGTTCGCCGCGGACAAGGACCACTTCATCTGGGTGCCGATCCGCGCGTACCTGCTGGAGCACCCGACCGCCGGGCCGGTGCTGGTCGACGCGGGCATCAGCCCCGAGCAGACCGCGCACGTCGACTACTACCGCGGTTCGATCATGGAGCACGTGATGGACGTCGACGAGTACGACCTGCCGTCCGGGCAGACCCTGCCGGCCCAGCTGGCGCGGCTGGGCTACCGGCCGCAGGACGTGACCGCGGTGATCATCACCCACCTGCACGAGGACCACGTCGGCGCGCTGAACCTGTTCGCGCACGCCCCGGTGTACCTGGGCGCGGCCGAGTACGCGGCGCGGGAGGAGAAGGTGTTCGGCCTGATTCCGCTGGCCTACCCACCATCGGTCGCGGCGATCACCGACTGGCGGCCGATCGAGTTCAGCGGCCCGGCCGTCGGCGGGTTCGCCGCCTCGGCCGACCTGTTCGGCGACGGGAGCATCGTCGCGCTACCCACGCCGGGACACAGCCCGGGCAGCACGAGTGTGCTGGTGGATCACCGATTCCTGCTGACCGGCGACGCCCTCTACACCGTCCGGCACCTGGCTGTGGACCAGGTCCGCGCCATCCAGGCCGGCGACGAGGCCCAGTACGTGGACTCGGTGCGGCGGATCCAGTGGCTCCGCCGCGAACTCCCCGAGTTGCTCATCCTCACCGCCCACGACCACACCGAATACGGCGAGCGGCTGATCGCCGGATTGGCCAGCGGCGAACTGTCCGATGTGGACCTTGCCTGGGCCAAGTCCTACGAGCGGGCCACCTTCGACGAGCTGGCCAACCTCAACCCGGCCCGGCTGCCCCGCTTCGTACCCGGCGAGGACGGCGGACCGGTCGGCCGCGCGGCCTGA
- a CDS encoding C40 family peptidase produces MTPPPEPDAVPATGKDPKHSWARGALHRGLVALPLVAGLVTAGWLVADGNEPAPKTPVAASADTAPAVSGPSVLEVSAPVQAQALGQGGSGGGGKSPLQQWAGNLSGPLGIPAAALIGYANGELTLRSEDPGCHLSWVTLAGVGEASSDHGRQGANPMGLSSAQWSKYGAKITGVAKPALTDPDSASVAAGRALCAGGTDLTGGTGWWKSVAAYKGGKDAELFRQQVLGNAQLYATLSLDPAKANSPAVHATRFALGQLGLPYVWGGNGPDAGAAGFDCSGLTKASYDSAGVGLPRTADSQFRAIARVPAAEEPQLGDLVFYGNPATNIHHVGLYLGNGLMINAPTEGQAIQIHTFHTPGDDYAGAGRPAA; encoded by the coding sequence GTGACCCCGCCGCCCGAACCCGACGCCGTGCCCGCCACCGGCAAGGACCCGAAGCACTCCTGGGCCCGTGGCGCGCTGCACCGCGGCCTCGTCGCGCTGCCGCTCGTCGCCGGGCTGGTGACGGCGGGCTGGCTCGTCGCGGACGGCAACGAACCGGCCCCGAAAACTCCCGTCGCGGCTTCGGCCGACACTGCGCCCGCGGTGTCCGGTCCGTCGGTGCTCGAGGTCAGCGCGCCTGTGCAGGCGCAGGCACTCGGGCAGGGCGGGTCCGGCGGTGGCGGCAAATCCCCGTTGCAGCAGTGGGCCGGCAACCTCAGCGGCCCGCTCGGCATTCCCGCGGCGGCGCTGATCGGCTACGCGAACGGTGAGCTGACGCTGCGTTCGGAAGACCCGGGCTGCCACCTGTCCTGGGTGACGCTCGCGGGCGTCGGCGAGGCCAGCTCGGACCACGGGCGCCAGGGCGCCAACCCGATGGGGCTGTCGTCGGCGCAGTGGTCGAAGTACGGCGCGAAGATCACCGGCGTCGCCAAGCCCGCGCTCACCGACCCGGACTCGGCTTCGGTCGCCGCGGGCCGTGCCCTCTGCGCAGGCGGCACCGATCTCACCGGCGGCACCGGCTGGTGGAAGTCGGTGGCGGCGTACAAGGGCGGCAAGGACGCGGAGCTGTTCCGTCAGCAGGTGCTCGGCAACGCGCAGCTGTACGCCACGCTCTCGCTCGACCCCGCGAAGGCGAACAGCCCGGCCGTCCACGCCACCCGGTTCGCCCTCGGCCAGCTCGGCCTCCCGTACGTCTGGGGCGGCAACGGCCCGGACGCGGGCGCGGCGGGCTTCGACTGCTCCGGCCTGACCAAGGCGTCGTACGACAGCGCGGGCGTCGGTCTGCCGCGCACGGCGGATAGCCAGTTCCGCGCCATCGCCCGAGTCCCGGCCGCCGAGGAACCGCAGCTGGGCGACCTGGTCTTCTACGGCAACCCGGCCACCAACATCCACCACGTCGGGCTGTACCTGGGCAACGGCCTGATGATCAACGCGCCGACCGAGGGCCAGGCCATCCAGATCCACACCTTCCACACCCCGGGCGACGATTACGCCGGGGCCGGGCGGCCTGCCGCCTAA